From the Alkalibacter rhizosphaerae genome, one window contains:
- a CDS encoding MoaD/ThiS family protein produces the protein MKLTIKLFATLREGRGKIIDMEVEEGVTIRQVTEELKITEEDVAILLRNGRDATLDDRPAEGDTLSIFPPVGGG, from the coding sequence ATGAAACTGACGATCAAGCTTTTCGCCACACTCCGGGAAGGCCGGGGAAAAATCATAGATATGGAAGTGGAAGAAGGTGTCACCATCCGGCAAGTGACGGAGGAATTGAAGATCACCGAGGAAGACGTGGCCATCCTGCTTCGAAATGGCCGGGATGCAACGCTAGATGACCGACCTGCAGAAGGGGACACCCTTTCCATTTTCCCGCCTGTAGGAGGCGGTTGA
- a CDS encoding aldehyde ferredoxin oxidoreductase family protein, with product MGGYNGTILRINLTEGTVKREETDKELAKRYLGGRGLASKMLTDEIDPNVDPLSPDNKLIFATGPLSGTPTPTGGRYMVVTKAPLTGTIGSSNSGGYWGAELKFAGYDAIVFEGKSEKPVYINIVDDEVEIKDASSLWGKLVSETTEALEEIHGEKAKVAVIGPAGERLSKMAAVMNDRGRAAGRSGVGAVMGSKNLKAIVVKGSSKVPIADEAKLKEVFARCMTKIKENGVTGQGLPAYGTAVLVNIINENGVFPTNNFQESAFGEAEEISGETLAEKYLKKKDPCYRCPIGCGRYCEVDEIKGQGPEYETIWAFGSDCGVSNLPDIIRANYWCNEYGLDTISAGATIAAAMELYQKGLITDNDLGDGPKLEWGNSAAIVEWTKRMGAVEGFGAKMAEGSYRLCDSYGVPELSMTVKKQEMPAYDPRGIQGQGVSYATSNRGGCHVRGYMISPEILGLPEKLDRFTLEGKAEWTKIFQDFTAAIDSSGLCLFTSFAMGADDYADMVNAVCGTDYSGTDFIEMGERIWNMEKMFNLAAGIDSSQDTLPKRLLDDAIEEGPSKGWVNKLDEMLPQYYSTRGWDEKGVPTKEKLEALNV from the coding sequence ATGGGCGGATACAATGGAACCATTTTGCGAATCAACTTGACAGAAGGTACGGTAAAAAGAGAAGAAACGGACAAGGAGCTGGCTAAACGATACCTTGGGGGCCGGGGACTGGCCTCTAAAATGTTGACGGATGAGATAGATCCCAACGTGGATCCCTTAAGTCCGGACAACAAGCTGATCTTTGCCACAGGTCCCTTGTCGGGGACGCCTACGCCTACAGGAGGGCGCTACATGGTGGTCACCAAGGCACCTCTTACAGGCACCATCGGAAGCTCCAACTCCGGTGGGTACTGGGGTGCGGAATTGAAGTTTGCCGGCTACGATGCCATCGTCTTCGAGGGCAAATCGGAAAAACCGGTGTACATCAACATCGTGGATGATGAAGTGGAAATCAAGGATGCATCTTCCCTGTGGGGGAAACTGGTTTCGGAGACCACGGAAGCCCTGGAAGAGATCCACGGGGAAAAAGCAAAAGTGGCAGTAATCGGACCGGCTGGAGAGCGACTTTCCAAAATGGCTGCCGTCATGAACGACCGGGGACGGGCTGCAGGCAGATCCGGTGTAGGAGCAGTCATGGGATCGAAAAATCTCAAGGCCATCGTAGTCAAGGGAAGCAGCAAAGTCCCCATAGCCGATGAAGCCAAACTGAAGGAAGTGTTTGCCCGATGCATGACCAAGATCAAGGAAAACGGCGTCACTGGACAGGGACTGCCGGCCTATGGAACGGCAGTGCTGGTCAACATCATCAATGAAAACGGCGTCTTCCCCACCAACAACTTTCAAGAGTCCGCCTTTGGCGAAGCGGAAGAGATCAGCGGAGAGACTCTGGCGGAAAAATATTTAAAGAAAAAAGATCCCTGCTACAGATGCCCCATCGGATGCGGACGCTACTGCGAAGTGGATGAGATCAAGGGACAGGGACCGGAATACGAAACCATTTGGGCCTTTGGCTCCGACTGCGGTGTTTCCAACCTGCCGGACATTATCCGGGCCAACTACTGGTGCAACGAATACGGTTTGGACACCATTTCCGCCGGCGCCACCATTGCTGCCGCCATGGAGCTTTACCAAAAGGGACTGATAACGGACAACGATCTGGGAGACGGACCGAAATTGGAATGGGGCAACAGTGCAGCCATCGTGGAATGGACCAAGAGGATGGGTGCCGTTGAAGGATTTGGCGCCAAAATGGCGGAAGGATCCTATCGACTTTGCGACAGCTACGGCGTACCGGAATTGTCCATGACGGTTAAAAAACAGGAAATGCCGGCCTACGATCCCAGGGGGATCCAGGGACAGGGCGTATCCTACGCCACTTCCAACCGAGGAGGATGCCATGTTCGGGGATATATGATCTCTCCGGAGATCCTGGGATTGCCGGAAAAACTGGACCGGTTCACCTTGGAAGGAAAAGCGGAATGGACCAAAATATTCCAGGACTTTACAGCTGCCATCGACTCTTCGGGATTGTGCCTGTTCACCTCTTTTGCCATGGGAGCAGACGATTATGCCGACATGGTCAATGCAGTATGCGGAACGGATTACTCGGGAACGGATTTCATTGAGATGGGAGAACGGATCTGGAACATGGAAAAAATGTTCAATCTGGCTGCCGGCATCGATTCTTCCCAAGATACCCTGCCCAAGCGGCTCCTGGACGACGCCATTGAAGAAGGCCCCTCCAAGGGGTGGGTCAACAAGCTGGACGAGATGCTGCCCCAATACTACAGCACCAGGGGTTGGGATGAAAAAGGTGTTCCCACCAAGGAAAAACTGGAAGCATTGAACGTTTAA